The following DNA comes from Lynx canadensis isolate LIC74 chromosome B1, mLynCan4.pri.v2, whole genome shotgun sequence.
TGCTGCAACAACAGCTAGAAGGGGCCAGGGCTGTAGGTAGGAGTTtatggggtggggcctgggagtgTGTTTCAAAGCCTAGGCCCCAGTGTGAGGCCCCTCCatgaggggaggggggatgtcTACAATGCATCTACAGACAGGAGTCAGTGCAGGATACATGGCAAGCCTCACTGTGGGGCCTAATCCCCAGCCCCTGAAACAGCTCCCAGGAATCTTAGCCCCTTTCTGAAATGGAAGTCTGAAAGCAAAGAGGGATACATTGCACAGCGAGACAGCTGCAGCCCCCAAGCACACAAGGACCAGTCAACAATTTGAGGTATCCACCAGTAAGGGGGTGTTGGGTGACTCTGTTTGAGCTAGGATCTAACCCCAGGGCAAGGGAAGGTTCCCAGCACAGCTGTGGTGGGGGtgaggatcctctctctcccctcaggaTGAGGTGCTACTGATCCAGGAGGCCAAGAAAGAGTGCCGTGGGTCCTGGTACCTACCCGCGGGGAGAATGGAGCCTGGGGAGACCATCGTTGAGGCACTGCAGCGGGAGGTGAAGGAAGAGGCTGGGCTGCACTGTGAGCCTCTGACGTTGCTGTCTGTGGAGGAGCGGGGCCCCTCCTGGATCCGCTTTGTGTTCCTCGCTCAAGCCACAGGTATGGCCCACCTGGTGGCAGTGTTTGGCAGGGGGCAGTTGACACCTTTCCCCCAACTTGTCCTCTGGTGAGATGAGCCCCTTATTCTGTCTGGTACAAGCCTGGCATCTCCAGATTCCAGCCTGAAGATTtgacccccagcccccacagccCCATGACCCTGGGTCAGGGCTAGAATGCCTGGGTGGCCATTTACTCCGCCAGGCCCAGCATTTCTCTCAACAGAGACCCTTTCCTCCACCCCATCCTCGACATCCCTGCAGGTGGAATTCTCAAGACTCCCAAGGAGGCAGATGCAGAGTCCCTGCAGGCTGGCTGGTACCCTCGGACCTCCCTGCCCACTCCGCTGCGAGCCCAGGACATTCTGCACCTGGTGGAGTTAGCTGCCCAGTACCGCCAGCAAGCCAGGCACCCTCTTATTCTGCCCCAGGAGCTTCCCTGCAGTCTGGTCTGCCAGCGGCTTGTGGCCACCTTTACCAGCGTCCAGACAGTGTGGGTGCTGGTGGGCACAGTGGGGATGCCTCACTTGCCCATCACTGCCTGTGGCTTCACTCCCATGGAGCAGAGGGGTGGCATCAAGATGGCCATCCTGCGGCTGCTACAGGAGTGTCTGACCCTTCACCACTTGGCAGTAGAGACCAAGGGGTTGCTTGGACTGCAGCACCTGGGCAAAGACCATGCAGATGGCATCTGCTTGAATGTGCTGGTGACTGTGGCTTTTCGGAACCCAGGTATGCAGAGGGAGCCCCCAAAGGTTCGGGGTGAGAACTTTTTTTGGTGGAAGGTGATGGAGGAAGACCTACAAAGCCAACTCTTACAGAGGCTTCGGGAATCCTCTGTCGTCCCAGTCAACAGATAGGAAGGTGCCATCTCTGTGCAAGGAGCTGGGTGACGGTGCTCCCCCCACCGTGGCTTTGCTTTCCTCTGGGGGAAGCAGGAGGTTGGCAGTCAGGGATCTGGTGGTGTTGGGAGCAGGCAGGTTGTCTGGTCCCCTGGTTGTCAGGGGAATCTCCTTCTCCATGGAGCTGGTCCCTACATCGCACCGAAAGGACAGTGCCTTTAACCCAACAAGGATTCCAGAGCTCAAGGACCTAATTGCCCCATGGGTACCGATGAGGGCCCTCCTCCCTAAGGGGATGGATGTGAGAACCTTCTGAACGTGAGATGGCTACTCGTCATCATGAACCTACTTGTCATTTTCCATGCTTGCCTCAGGAAAGGCCTACATCTGATTCTCAGGCGCTGAGAACATGGACTGGGTGCTGAGGGAGGTCATTCCAAGGGAGTGGGCCCCTTGCTGAGTAAATACGTGGTACTTACTTTGCTTTCCTGCCTAAATGTCTCTGTGGAGAGGGAGTGAACAGGAAGAGGGGAGCACATCAAAAAAGAAGCTCCTCCCCTTGTCCCACCACCGCCCCCCACGTCTTCCCAGACAGCAGGCCCGTGTCCCCTACTTGCAGGACTGGGGCAGGCCAACTTCCTGCCACCCGCTGTAGCGTCTGTGGCCcagtgggattctctttctcttgtctgcCATGGTGCGAGGTGTCCACATCCCCTCCAAGGTTTGAGCTGTGAGAACACCAGAAACTCCAAGGGGGGCAAGGAGTTGTGAAAGCTGGCCCTGCCTCTCAGCAGAGTTTCATCTCTTTGGGCTTCCCTGTCCACTCCCTGCATCACTCTGCCTACCTCTAGGCTCCTGCCTCTGCCATTCTACAACTCCAGACCAAGCCAGACCAAAACCTTTTATTCATTTCCCTTCAGTTCAGAAGagtcttgatttaaaaaaaaaaaaaaaaattttttttttaaaagaactttactaaaatttaaggaaaaaacccacaggaagtgaacaaagaaaatatatcGTGTGCTACTCAATGGATGTAATACAGATTTCTGGTTCTGAGCAAGGAAACACTTGATGAGGCTTCCCTTCTGAGGTAACTCCATTCTGACACTGAAGACCCAGGATAACCTCCAAGgcccccttcccatcccctccccctgccatctTATCTTTCTAGCGTTAGGCTGTGGTAGGAATCCTTTTGTCCCCTCTGAGGACAAACATCTCCCACATGATGGAACCAAACCCTTTCACTCTGGTTCACTTCTCTCAGGGTCTGAGGGACCCACCAGTCTATATCCATGTCGAAGGGCAAACTTTGCTCCCACTTTATTTAGTCTATAGTAGTTTTCAACCCTGGGTgcccattagaatcacctggagagctttatTAACAATGCTGGGCCGCCCCCCAGAGACACTGCTTTCACTGGTATTGTAAAAAGCAAACCAAGTGATTCTGACATGCACTGAGGTGAGAGCCACTCAGCAGCCCTCTCCAAGTTTCCAACTTGCTCTCTCCTGGAGTTCTCTCAGCTACCCCTCCTGagcacacccccacacacatttagggaccaagtttttaaaatatgaagtccTCTAAAGCATTCATACAATTCCCAACATACAAACCTCAAAATGAGACTTGCATACAGATGCTTCAGATGGCCCATTCTTTCCCAGAGTCTCCAAGGCTAGCTGGCTCTCGGCTGTAGGTAAGCTGGGCAGAAATAGTGTGGCTTGGCCAAGAGAGAGCCTGGTTCCTGGCAGGCGCGGAGGAACATCAGATTTGCGCTGCCAGAGCCTGTCTCTATTTACCGCCCGCCCCCTAGCACACTGCCCCCCTCTGCTCTAGTGCTGGAAAAGGAATTTGTCATTCTCAGGGAGGAAGATGGGCCTGAATGAGCAGCGGAGGCCTGTGCAGGAGGACACGAACGGTGGAGATCGGGGCAGCTGTGCCCATGCAACCAAACCATTGATTGCTGTGTTGTCTGGGGGGACGCAGTGCGAATGCTgagggggatggaggaggggaggatCTGTGACTCCCGGATGCTCAAATGTTTTCTGACTTGAAGAGTTCAGACCCAATTTGCCCCATGAGCTCTGCTCCCCTGTCCCACGCCAACACCCACGtgcgcacacacgcatgcacgcacatgcacggTGTCCTTCAGAGCGGCAGTTAAGTCCTCCCCAGCTTGGAGGAatgcaggagagggagaggtcaCTGAGTTCCTCCTCTTTCATGTCACCTCCTGGCAACCTGCGGCCGGCTTCTAGAAGCGGCATAGGCAGGAAAAGGAAGCGAAAGGGGCTCTGGCCTGCTCCTCCTTGCCCAGGAGCAAAGCCAGCCACTGCAGTCCTGCTGTGAGGTAATGCCTGGCGCCGCCTGTGTGTTCCTGCAGGTTGAGACAGATTCGGGCCGGGTGGGGTGGCAGCCCCAGCTGTGAAGGGCATGCAGGGAGAACAACACTACAACTGGCTGCCAGTGCTCCAGCACCTCCCCGCTAGGCCATGGGGGCTTGGGGTCAGGTGGGCATCCTGGCCTCATCTCTCCCCTTGGCTCCCTTGCTCCCCTGGAAGAGTATTCCGTCAAGAACTCTGTGGGCTGGGTGAGATGTGGAGGGCCAGGCCTGGCCTCCCCGGGTCTCTGATCCCCTCTGCCCAGGTGTTGAGGACCTGCCGAGACGGGTTCAGAGGCGCCAGAGAGAAACCAGCTGGAGCCAGGGCCTGGCACCCAGCCCCCCACTTCCCAAGCCCTCTCCTGCCCTGGCTGCAGTTGCACCAAGGCTCTCATTAGCAGCTGCCCCCGCCTGGGCGCGGAGCATGCTTTGGGCATTTGCCATGAGGTGGTTGGGAATTTTGCAACAGCCTCCAAAAGGTCCGGGAAGGGAGAATGGGCTTCTCTGCCATCCACTGCCCCTTCACCACAGGTTAAGTCAAGAAGGCAGGAGAAAAAATGTCAAGTCTCAGCAGCATCTGTGGTACCTAGCAAGATGGAGACAGGGCTCCCACGCCCCCATCTCTCTGGCCTACAGTTCTGACCAGCCTGAGAGCCATCACTCACTCCCCCTGTGCCCCTGGAATTGAGCCACAGGTTTTGGCCCTGGCCACAAATCGTCCGTAGAGACAGGTGACACGCACGGAACACATGAGGGTTTGGGTCTGGGTGCTCAGCTGGCAATTACCCAGCTCTCCTAAGAAAGCCCCGAGGACACCATGCTGTCTGGAAGGCCATCTCTTTTGCTCCTTGGCCTCTGGTACCTTGGAGACCCACTCCCTGAACCCAGTCTGGTGTGACCGACAGGCCACGGTCTTCTTGAGTTAACCTGGGAGTGGAAGCCCAGGCCTCCTCAGAGGCAGAGGCACCTGGGATGTAGAGGTGGAACCAAGCTCCCACCCTGGGAAGCGGGAGGTGGCAGCCATGCCAGGTGGGAGGCAGCTCTTGGGCAGAGGTGAGGACAGGAGTCCCCCATCTGGTCCTGCTCTTGGCTCAGACGTGGCCTTcctggggtggggacaggtgcAGGTGAGGACTGTGCGGGGGGAACTTGACAAAAGCGATGGCAGCCAGCTCCTTGCAGAATTCCTCAAGAACCACCACGCCCTGGAGGAGAGTCTGGTGGTCCAGCCTGAGGGAGACAGCATGTGGGTCATAGCTGGGAGGCAGCAGGAGCATACCCAGGATGACAACCCAGTGTCCATGAGGTACATCCCAATGGCAGACACCTCTGAGGGAAGATGGAGTTCGGCAACGGGCCCTCTTTGCCCCCTGGCCTGTGCTCCTCCCACTTCCCTTGATcactctgccctcccaccccagggTCCATCCTTGGGCACCACTTCCCTCGGTTACTTACTGCTCCCCGGGGACCTGACCCATCAGCTGCTTGCGTACCAGGAGCAGTTTGCCTGGGAACTGAGGTACTCTCTGAATTCTCTGCATCAAGTCCCCGATCACCTAGAGCAGGAATGAGACAGGACTGAGGGGGGCAGTGGTGACACTCATGCAGGGTCCCCTAGCTCTGCAGTAccgtggcaggggaggggccgtgtGCCTGTGCCTTCCCCTGGCGCTGGCCAGGGTTCCCACTCCtgtagccccccacccccgtcccacTGCCCTCCCTTCCTGCACCACCAGCGACACACGCCCTTCGGCTCCAGCATCCTTACCCTGACAAGCACAGAGAACAGACTCCTGCACCCAGGGGCCAGGTTGATGTAGGGATCCAGGAGATACTCATGgataagggggtgggggaagagggcaaGCCGGGACAGGACTGAGGTCACTTGCAGGTTCAGGCTGTATGGCTGTAGGGAACACAGCGGACAAGCTGAGGGTTGGCAGGGGGCGGTGAGCATTTTTGCACTCCCCCAGCCAGGCGCCTGGCCAGTGTGAACGTGTGCGGGGGTGGGAGTCTCACgtgatgtgtgtgtgtcatgGATTCCCTGGGGCTGAGGGCCAGAACATGTTAGGGCGTGTGGAGCAGAGGCAAGATGGGGCTTCCCGCCTGGAGAACggagaggggaggggttgggggaaggagagTGTGGAGCTGAAGAACCAAAGAGGGCTCGACCCCCAGGGCCAGGCCACTCTCCTGAAGGACTCCAGAGGCAAACTGCCTCGAGTTTTCCTGTGGGCCCTCACCTTGTAACCTTGTAGCCAGGGCCCAGTCCTGTTGACTACCTGTTCCAAAATCCGGGACATGCGGTCAAACAGCATTCGGAGGAAGTGACCCTCAAAGAAAGGCCGTTCAGGCTCATGGGGGTCCAGGGGTGTGGGACCGAGGGGCCAGCCCCAAGGGGAGACTCGGGAGCTGCACTCCTGGAACTGAAACAGAAGTGAGAGTTGAGGAGGTGAGCCCAGTGGTCAGGAGGCACCCACAGGCAGAGGAAGCCATGTGGGAAGGATACACTCGAGGTTCTTGGCcggagcagggaagagagagagatcacagagGGAGAAGGTGGAATTTATCAATACCACGGCTTTGAGGAATGAGAAGTGGATGTTGGCAGAAGCTTCAACACTTACCAGTCCATAAGCATCGTGGACGTACGTGTCATATCCAGTCTCCTCTAGGAAAGCTGAGGTCTTGGCTTCCTCGGGAACCAGGCAGAGGAAACTGAGAGACAGGACCCTAGGTGTGGAGGGGCTCCGGCTGGgctgctctgtctttcccttccccctctccagcTCTGAGGGAACACTCCCTCCTGGGCTGCCCCTCATCGGGGCTATGGCCAAAGATAGAACAAACAAACCTCAAGTGACTTAGATTTCCTGACCAGCTCCCTACCTGTTGACGATCTCGGTCACTGCTGTTTTGCCATCTGAGTtggtggcaggggctgggggaggctttGCAGAGGGTTGAAAGCTGGAGTTGAGGAAGCCGTCCGTGAAGTAGGGGTCTTCCTCCAGATCTCTGTGGCCAGGGCAGACGAGTGGTAccaaggaataaatgaataagtgtgGGGGTACTGAGGGCCGTAATGGGTCCTGGGCAGCCTGAGGCTTCCCAGAGGAACAAGGTTTCACTTACAGGGTGTCCTCGTAGCTCTCGGGCTCAGGGGAGCCTCGGGCCACATAATGGCGGCCCTCGAGGTTGCAGAGGACCAGGCTGCGGAGGACCTGCTCGTGTGGCTTCTGGAGCAGCTCCTCAAACAGCCGCAGCGTGGTGATGCTGATCTGGGTAAGAAAGGGTCAGCAGGCGTACCTAGGAATTGCTCACTCGGATAAGAAAGATCAGACAGCAGGGTTtggggggagtgggtgggtgCTGGTCTAGGAACCAGGAGTCTGCCTGGTGCTGGTTCTGTTACTAATTTGATGTGTGCTATCGGGTAAGCCAACTggcttttctgtgtctgtttccatgTTTGCAAAACGGAATATCGGCCTCACCTAGCTCAGAGTGGCTGTAAGCCTCAAACAAGCCAAATGAATATGAAATAGGTCTGGAAAATATCAAGTCACATGGCAAGTATGCGATCACAGAAAACTATGTGACAAAAGCAGTCTGGCCGCCATGACCATGTCACTGTTGGGGGCGCAGGTAGGAGTTCCAATGCCTCAAGGTAAGCTAACGACAGTGGGAAGAAGCATGCAGGAAATCCCTTGGGCAGGGGTTGATGGGAGGCAGTAGGATaagccccctcctgccccacctcaCCTCATCAGAGAGGTGATCGCAGTGCCCGATGAGGTGAGCGCACAGAGTGCGGGGGCCATCTTCGGGGGCTGCGGGCTGCGGGTCTGCACCCAGGAGGAAAGCCACAGCCTCTCGCAGCAGCGCAGGGGAGCGGAGCTGGCGCAGCATGGCCGTGAGCAAGGCGGTGGAGGTCAGCACACTCTGCTCAGAACTACAgggagacaggggcacctggtggcttagtcagttagcgTCTGGACAACTGGacaactgtcagtgcagagcctgcttgggattctctctccctctctctctctctctgtccctctcctgcttgctcgtactccctctctttcaaaagaaataaatagataaacttgaaaaaaaaaaaaaaaaaactacagggaAAGAGCACTGAGCCAGGCCTGGGGTCTGAAAGCCAGACGGGGGACGTAAGACCAAAGAGGCAGCTAGGAGTGAATGAATGTGGTGCTGACAGAACCCCTTCCTGGTTTCCTTACATCTTGGCTTATATTTCTCGCTCCCTAGCCCTCCTGAGGTCCTAGAGTCCCGGAGCGGGAGGACTTTGTCAGCCCATGTGGCTCTGAGCCACGTGTGTCAGGGGGCCAAACCTGGCAAACATTAACCATGGAGCCCACAGACCCATGTGACTCTGGCCAAGGAGGTCCCTGGCCTTAGGGACAGGAAAAggtttggtggggaggggcagctggaTCCAGACCATGGCCATGCCCAAGGGGACTGGACATAAACTTACACATGCAGGAGGTGGGGCTGCAGAATCTCCATGAATAATTTCTCAGCTACAGCCTTTGCCAAGGCGTCTGCAACCACCTAGGTGCCAAAGAGCATGTATTAAACACATTTTACCCCACGAGTGCTTTCCACTGAGAAACAACTGTGTCCTTGCACAGTGTCTAACATAACAGGCAGACCTGGGGCCCTAGTTCCTGAGAGACCTACTTGTTCCTCAAGGTGGATGCAGTGAAGAGAGTGGGGTGAACCGCGGGGCACCCCCACAGAGAGCCCTGTTGATGTCCGCCCCTGCTCACCACGTGTGCCTCTGTGATGAGGTGGTCGCAGTAATCAAACCAGCCCAAAAAGGCAGCCAAGGCGTCCTTGCCAGGGAAGGAAGCCTCATCAGACGGGGCACTGGGCAACCTGAAGGGGGAAGCAAGAAAGGAGCTGGGAGGCCTGCCTCAGGTACCTTCTGGAATCTGGGCCCCTTCTCCCTGCAACCACTGTTGCTGGGAGATCAGGTACAGAAGCAAAAGTGGTGTTTTCCTCAAGGGAAAGCTGGGATGGGCTGGGTTGGGCTATACCCTCAGGAAGAGGGTGGCCAGCAGGGGTCCCCATCCCTCCTGGGAAATCAGAGGAGTGGCTACCAGAGGACAGGGAGGGCTGCTAGCCAC
Coding sequences within:
- the NUDT18 gene encoding 8-oxo-dGDP phosphatase NUDT18; translation: MASEGLAGALAAVLGGQGLSVHSCDSEPAEEPPAPVRLRKNVCYVVLAVFLNEQDEVLLIQEAKKECRGSWYLPAGRMEPGETIVEALQREVKEEAGLHCEPLTLLSVEERGPSWIRFVFLAQATGGILKTPKEADAESLQAGWYPRTSLPTPLRAQDILHLVELAAQYRQQARHPLILPQELPCSLVCQRLVATFTSVQTVWVLVGTVGMPHLPITACGFTPMEQRGGIKMAILRLLQECLTLHHLAVETKGLLGLQHLGKDHADGICLNVLVTVAFRNPGMQREPPKVRGENFFWWKVMEEDLQSQLLQRLRESSVVPVNR
- the FAM160B2 gene encoding protein FAM160B2 isoform X4 is translated as MLSRLGALLQEAVGAREPSIDLLEAFVEHWKGITHYYIESTDENTPAKKTDIPWRLRQMLDILVYEERQQTAAGEAGPCLEYLLQHKILETLCTLGKAEYPPGMRQQVFQFFSKVLAQVQHPLLHYLNVHRPVQKLLRLGGTVPGSQTEKEEVQFTTVLCSKIQQDPALLTYILEGKKIVSRKKSSKEPITLPREAASIQDKDHPHSKSPDLSPCKAQALTAQLPAETEEPDGGVGESNLITSLIGLCKSKKGRVALKAQENLLLLVSVASQAAATYLVHSSPCCPAIVEHLCQLYQSMPTFLDPADIAALEGISWRLPSAPSDEASFPGKDALAAFLGWFDYCDHLITEAHVVVADALAKAVAEKLFMEILQPHLLHVSEQSVLTSTALLTAMLRQLRSPALLREAVAFLLGADPQPAAPEDGPRTLCAHLIGHCDHLSDEISITTLRLFEELLQKPHEQVLRSLVLCNLEGRHYVARGSPEPESYEDTLDLEEDPYFTDGFLNSSFQPSAKPPPAPATNSDGKTAVTEIVNSFLCLVPEEAKTSAFLEETGYDTYVHDAYGLFQECSSRVSPWGWPLGPTPLDPHEPERPFFEGHFLRMLFDRMSRILEQPYSLNLQVTSVLSRLALFPHPLIHEYLLDPYINLAPGCRSLFSVLVRVIGDLMQRIQRVPQFPGKLLLVRKQLMGQVPGEQLDHQTLLQGVVVLEEFCKELAAIAFVKFPPHSPHLHLSPPQEGHV
- the FAM160B2 gene encoding protein FAM160B2 isoform X2, translating into MLSRLGALLQEAVGAREPSIDLLEAFVEHWKGITHYYIESTDENTPAKKTDIPWRLRQMLDILVYEERQQTAAGEAGPCLEYLLQHKILETLCTLGKAEYPPGMRQQVFQFFSKVLAQVQHPLLHYLNVHRPVQKLLRLGGTVPGSQTEKEEVQFTTVLCSKIQQDPALLTYILEGKKIVSRKKSSKEPITLPREAASIQDKDHPHSKSPDLSPCKAQALTAQLPAETEEPDGGVGESNLITSLIGLCKSKKGRVALKAQENLLLLVSVASQAAATYLVHSSPCCPAIVEHLCQLYQSMPTFLDPADIAALEGISWRLPSAPSDEASFPGKDALAAFLGWFDYCDHLITEAHVVVADALAKAVAEKLFMEILQPHLLHVSEQSVLTSTALLTAMLRQLRSPALLREAVAFLLGADPQPAAPEDGPRTLCAHLIGHCDHLSDEISITTLRLFEELLQKPHEQVLRSLVLCNLEGRHYVARGSPEPESYEDTLDLEEDPYFTDGFLNSSFQPSAKPPPAPATNSDGKTAVTEIVNSFLCLVPEEAKTSAFLEETGYDTYVHDAYGLFQECSSRVSPWGWPLGPTPLDPHEPERPFFEGHFLRMLFDRMSRILEQVVNRTGPWLQGYKPYSLNLQVTSVLSRLALFPHPLIHEYLLDPYINLAPGCRSLFSVLVRVIGDLMQRIQRVPQFPGKLLLVRKQLMGQVPGEQLDHQTLLQGVVVLEEFCKELAAIAFVKFPPHSPHLHLSPPQEGHV
- the FAM160B2 gene encoding protein FAM160B2 isoform X3; translated protein: MLSRLGALLQEAVGAREPSIDLLEAFVEHWKGITHYYIESTDENTPAKKTDIPWRLRQMLDILVYEERQQTAAGEAGPCLEYLLQHKILETLCTLGKAEYPPGMRQQVFQFFSKVLAQVQHPLLHYLNVHRPVQKLLRLGGTVPGSQTEKEEVQFTTVLCSKIQQDPALLTYILEGKKIVSRKKSSKEPITLPREAASIQDKDHPHSKSPDLSPCKAQALTAQLPAETEEPDGGVGESNLITSLIGLCKSKKGRVALKAQENLLLLVSVASQAAATYLVHSSPCCPAIVEHLCQLYQSMPTFLDPADIAALEGISWRLPSAPSDEASFPGKDALAAFLGWFDYCDHLITEAHVVVADALAKAVAEKLFMEILQPHLLHVSEQSVLTSTALLTAMLRQLRSPALLREAVAFLLGADPQPAAPEDGPRTLCAHLIGHCDHLSDEISITTLRLFEELLQKPHEQVLRSLVLCNLEGRHYVARGSPEPESYEDTLDLEEDPYFTDGFLNSSFQPSAKPPPAPATNSDGKTAVTEIVNRVLSLSFLCLVPEEAKTSAFLEETGYDTYVHDAYGLFQECSSRVSPWGWPLGPTPLDPHEPERPFFEGHFLRMLFDRMSRILEQPYSLNLQVTSVLSRLALFPHPLIHEYLLDPYINLAPGCRSLFSVLVRVIGDLMQRIQRVPQFPGKLLLVRKQLMGQVPGEQLDHQTLLQGVVVLEEFCKELAAIAFVKFPPHSPHLHLSPPQEGHV
- the FAM160B2 gene encoding protein FAM160B2 isoform X1, translated to MLSRLGALLQEAVGAREPSIDLLEAFVEHWKGITHYYIESTDENTPAKKTDIPWRLRQMLDILVYEERQQTAAGEAGPCLEYLLQHKILETLCTLGKAEYPPGMRQQVFQFFSKVLAQVQHPLLHYLNVHRPVQKLLRLGGTVPGSQTEKEEVQFTTVLCSKIQQDPALLTYILEGKKIVSRKKSSKEPITLPREAASIQDKDHPHSKSPDLSPCKAQALTAQLPAETEEPDGGVGESNLITSLIGLCKSKKGRVALKAQENLLLLVSVASQAAATYLVHSSPCCPAIVEHLCQLYQSMPTFLDPADIAALEGISWRLPSAPSDEASFPGKDALAAFLGWFDYCDHLITEAHVVVADALAKAVAEKLFMEILQPHLLHVSEQSVLTSTALLTAMLRQLRSPALLREAVAFLLGADPQPAAPEDGPRTLCAHLIGHCDHLSDEISITTLRLFEELLQKPHEQVLRSLVLCNLEGRHYVARGSPEPESYEDTLDLEEDPYFTDGFLNSSFQPSAKPPPAPATNSDGKTAVTEIVNRVLSLSFLCLVPEEAKTSAFLEETGYDTYVHDAYGLFQECSSRVSPWGWPLGPTPLDPHEPERPFFEGHFLRMLFDRMSRILEQVVNRTGPWLQGYKPYSLNLQVTSVLSRLALFPHPLIHEYLLDPYINLAPGCRSLFSVLVRVIGDLMQRIQRVPQFPGKLLLVRKQLMGQVPGEQLDHQTLLQGVVVLEEFCKELAAIAFVKFPPHSPHLHLSPPQEGHV
- the FAM160B2 gene encoding protein FAM160B2 isoform X6 codes for the protein MLDILVYEERQQTAAGEAGPCLEYLLQHKILETLCTLGKAEYPPGMRQQVFQFFSKVLAQVQHPLLHYLNVHRPVQKLLRLGGTVPGSQTEKEEVQFTTVLCSKIQQDPALLTYILEGKKIVSRKKSSKEPITLPREAASIQDKDHPHSKSPDLSPCKAQALTAQLPAETEEPDGGVGESNLITSLIGLCKSKKGRVALKAQENLLLLVSVASQAAATYLVHSSPCCPAIVEHLCQLYQSMPTFLDPADIAALEGISWRLPSAPSDEASFPGKDALAAFLGWFDYCDHLITEAHVVVADALAKAVAEKLFMEILQPHLLHVSEQSVLTSTALLTAMLRQLRSPALLREAVAFLLGADPQPAAPEDGPRTLCAHLIGHCDHLSDEISITTLRLFEELLQKPHEQVLRSLVLCNLEGRHYVARGSPEPESYEDTLDLEEDPYFTDGFLNSSFQPSAKPPPAPATNSDGKTAVTEIVNRVLSLSFLCLVPEEAKTSAFLEETGYDTYVHDAYGLFQECSSRVSPWGWPLGPTPLDPHEPERPFFEGHFLRMLFDRMSRILEQVVNRTGPWLQGYKPYSLNLQVTSVLSRLALFPHPLIHEYLLDPYINLAPGCRSLFSVLVRVIGDLMQRIQRVPQFPGKLLLVRKQLMGQVPGEQLDHQTLLQGVVVLEEFCKELAAIAFVKFPPHSPHLHLSPPQEGHV
- the FAM160B2 gene encoding protein FAM160B2 isoform X7 is translated as MMYPPGMRQQVFQFFSKVLAQVQHPLLHYLNVHRPVQKLLRLGGTVPGSQTEKEEVQFTTVLCSKIQQDPALLTYILEGKKIVSRKKSSKEPITLPREAASIQDKDHPHSKSPDLSPCKAQALTAQLPAETEEPDGGVGESNLITSLIGLCKSKKGRVALKAQENLLLLVSVASQAAATYLVHSSPCCPAIVEHLCQLYQSMPTFLDPADIAALEGISWRLPSAPSDEASFPGKDALAAFLGWFDYCDHLITEAHVVVADALAKAVAEKLFMEILQPHLLHVSEQSVLTSTALLTAMLRQLRSPALLREAVAFLLGADPQPAAPEDGPRTLCAHLIGHCDHLSDEISITTLRLFEELLQKPHEQVLRSLVLCNLEGRHYVARGSPEPESYEDTLDLEEDPYFTDGFLNSSFQPSAKPPPAPATNSDGKTAVTEIVNRVLSLSFLCLVPEEAKTSAFLEETGYDTYVHDAYGLFQECSSRVSPWGWPLGPTPLDPHEPERPFFEGHFLRMLFDRMSRILEQVVNRTGPWLQGYKPYSLNLQVTSVLSRLALFPHPLIHEYLLDPYINLAPGCRSLFSVLVRVIGDLMQRIQRVPQFPGKLLLVRKQLMGQVPGEQLDHQTLLQGVVVLEEFCKELAAIAFVKFPPHSPHLHLSPPQEGHV
- the FAM160B2 gene encoding protein FAM160B2 isoform X5 translates to MLSRLGALLQEAVGAREPSIDLLEAFVEHWKGITHYYIESTDENTPAKKTDIPWRLRQMLDILVYEERQQTAAGEAGPCLEYLLQHKILETLCTLGKAEYPPGMRQQVFQFFSKVLAQVQHPLLHYLNVHRPVQKLLRLGGTVPGSQTEKEEVQFTTVLCSKIQQDPALLTYILEGKKIVSRKKSSKEPITLPREAASIQDKDHPHSKSPDLSPCKAQALTAQLPAETEEPDGGVGESNLITSLIGLCKSKKGRVALKAQENLLLLVSVASQAAATYLVHSSPCCPAIVEHLCQLYQSMPTFLDPADIAALEGISWRLPSAPSDEASFPGKDALAAFLGWFDYCDHLITEAHVVVADALAKAVAEKLFMEILQPHLLHVSEQSVLTSTALLTAMLRQLRSPALLREAVAFLLGADPQPAAPEDGPRTLCAHLIGHCDHLSDEISITTLRLFEELLQKPHEQVLRSLVLCNLEGRHYVARGSPEPESYEDTLDLEEDPYFTDGFLNSSFQPSAKPPPAPATNSDGKTAVTEIVNRVLSLSFLCLVPEEAKTSAFLEETGYDTYVHDAYGLFQECSSRVSPWGWPLGPTPLDPHEPERPFFEGHFLRMLFDRMSRILEQVVNRTGPWLQGYKPYSLNLQVTSVLSRLALFPHPLIHEYLLDPYINLAPGCRSLFSVLVRVIGDLMQRIQRVPQFPGKLLLAGPPDSPPGRGGS